The following proteins are encoded in a genomic region of Nitrospinota bacterium:
- a CDS encoding prepilin-type N-terminal cleavage/methylation domain-containing protein encodes MRTFILQLKNNERGFSLIELLIALAVTSILLVGIFNIFLSQHRTYIAQDQIVEMQENVRAAMDIMARDIRMAGFDPTEAGGMGITNIDEATPALSFTGDVNENGVIGASEPNEDITYRYDASSLVIQRRSTTSEQFQILVDNIQGLTFQYFDQNGNLLPSPVSAANVRIVEISITVRTGNPDPYFSQNGGFRIRTLTSRVNLRNMGL; translated from the coding sequence TTGAGGACTTTTATTTTACAATTAAAAAATAATGAGAGGGGCTTTAGCCTCATCGAGCTCCTGATTGCCCTGGCTGTAACCAGCATTCTTCTCGTGGGGATATTTAATATATTTTTGAGCCAGCACAGGACCTATATAGCCCAGGATCAGATCGTAGAGATGCAGGAGAATGTAAGGGCTGCCATGGATATCATGGCAAGGGATATCAGGATGGCTGGATTTGATCCCACAGAGGCAGGAGGCATGGGGATTACAAACATTGATGAGGCGACCCCGGCTCTCTCTTTCACAGGAGATGTGAATGAGAATGGGGTGATTGGCGCAAGCGAGCCAAACGAAGATATCACCTATCGATACGATGCAAGCAGTCTTGTGATTCAAAGAAGGAGCACGACAAGTGAACAGTTTCAGATACTGGTTGATAATATCCAGGGTTTAACGTTTCAATACTTCGATCAGAATGGAAATCTCCTGCCATCCCCTGTGAGTGCAGCAAATGTTCGGATTGTAGAGATATCAATAACCGTGAGGACAGGCAATCCCGATCCCTATTTCAGTCAAAATGGTGGTTTTAGGATCAGAACATTAACATCAAGGGTTAATTTAAGAAATATGGGATTATAA
- a CDS encoding prepilin-type N-terminal cleavage/methylation domain-containing protein: MIKKIRFKLFKLDSKGMTLIEVLIALAVLSIALLAMAMTSLSVIRGNATNDMVTQAATVAQDKMEELKNIPFNNLNSGNDTAGDYTRQWVVTNISATLRQITLTVSWPNRQGGTSTFTVDTLRSE; this comes from the coding sequence ATGATAAAAAAAATAAGATTTAAACTTTTTAAACTCGATTCAAAAGGGATGACGCTGATTGAGGTGTTGATTGCCCTGGCGGTTCTCTCCATTGCGCTTTTGGCAATGGCGATGACATCCCTTTCTGTTATCAGGGGAAATGCTACAAATGACATGGTAACACAGGCGGCAACCGTTGCTCAGGATAAGATGGAAGAGCTGAAAAACATCCCTTTTAATAACCTTAATAGTGGAAATGATACTGCGGGTGATTACACAAGGCAGTGGGTTGTGACCAATATCAGCGCGACCTTAAGACAAATTACCTTAACAGTAAGCTGGCCCAACAGACAAGGGGGGACCAGCACTTTTACAGTCGATACACTAAGGAGTGAGTAA
- a CDS encoding GspH/FimT family protein yields MKGEGGYTLVEMLIVISLIAILALLALVNFFPGFEGWRLNGAARTVASDLNLVKMMAISRNESVRMSYMSNQRYVVELTNGTDLLPERNLNNDYTGVTLTNFNNVTFNSRGLANNNTITLRNSVGSTRDVVVLRTGRVRIN; encoded by the coding sequence ATGAAAGGTGAGGGTGGATATACTCTTGTGGAGATGCTAATTGTTATTTCCCTTATTGCTATATTAGCACTTCTTGCTCTTGTCAATTTCTTTCCTGGCTTTGAGGGATGGAGACTGAACGGTGCTGCAAGAACTGTTGCCTCAGATCTCAATCTGGTGAAAATGATGGCGATTTCTCGAAATGAGTCAGTAAGGATGAGTTATATGAGCAATCAAAGATACGTGGTTGAACTAACGAATGGGACAGACCTTCTTCCAGAGAGGAATTTAAATAATGATTATACAGGGGTTACCCTAACCAACTTTAATAATGTGACGTTCAACTCAAGGGGATTAGCCAACAATAATACAATAACTTTAAGAAATTCAGTAGGTTCAACAAGAGATGTCGTCGTCCTTAGAACAGGAAGAGTCAGGATAAATTAA
- a CDS encoding response regulator, with protein MNNNKILVVDNELEILNVLQDVLNILGYAPVVVTSGKDALEIFEKGKFSLVITDMVMPDINGLDLLKEIKKLDSNIPVVIITGFGSEVIEEAIQAGADGYIEKPFKIEDIKNILEKNLR; from the coding sequence ATGAATAATAATAAGATTTTGGTCGTTGATAATGAGCTGGAAATATTAAATGTCCTTCAAGATGTCCTCAATATCTTAGGATACGCACCTGTTGTGGTCACGAGCGGAAAAGATGCCTTAGAAATCTTTGAAAAAGGGAAGTTCTCTTTAGTCATCACTGATATGGTTATGCCAGATATCAATGGGCTTGACCTTCTTAAAGAAATAAAAAAATTAGACTCAAATATTCCGGTAGTTATTATTACTGGTTTTGGTTCAGAAGTTATTGAAGAGGCAATTCAGGCCGGAGCGGATGGATATATCGAAAAGCCTTTTAAAATAGAGGATATTAAGAATATCCTTGAAAAAAACCTGCGATAG
- a CDS encoding pilus assembly PilX N-terminal domain-containing protein has product MKRLLYILRRSFLILSDQRGVALIASLMIMTSLAILGVWGITSNLIDNRITINYRDHTQAYYAAEAGVERARDFLAGLNFDTELKNADGTDNQLVDSTNINNFPGDDIPLLSNQSIGNCSYTVYLTNDAADGATNNNDTNGKVNLISFGYGPGNSKAVVKGIVKKFSLPFSPPSPIVMPGPDVYFEPGNSNAFQFSGDDSAGGSNVPTVTVSNVTAENSVRNGCNPRCDQIVSNGVSPSVVADPVALSQAGLDDPQQLKSMIQNLAAFADYTSTSDTGFNLGTEQEPSIVYINGDLNTGPGTGYGILIVTGTLTLRGNFSYNGVILVVGRGNLIRHGGGSGTVRGSIIIADINGPDNIPFTADDSLGNPIFTTSGGGNSNIIYNSQLANNPPTNIPPQLIAQKHEYE; this is encoded by the coding sequence ATGAAAAGATTATTGTACATCCTGAGAAGGTCTTTTCTGATCCTTTCAGACCAAAGAGGAGTGGCTCTTATCGCTTCGCTGATGATCATGACATCCCTAGCTATCTTAGGTGTATGGGGGATCACTTCAAACCTGATCGATAATCGGATAACAATAAATTATCGCGATCATACACAGGCCTACTACGCTGCAGAGGCTGGTGTAGAAAGAGCAAGGGATTTTCTTGCTGGTCTCAATTTTGATACAGAGCTAAAGAATGCCGATGGTACAGACAATCAGCTGGTCGACAGTACCAATATCAATAACTTTCCTGGAGATGATATCCCTCTTTTATCTAATCAGTCGATTGGAAACTGTTCCTATACCGTATATCTAACAAATGATGCAGCAGATGGAGCTACGAACAACAATGACACAAATGGCAAAGTAAACCTCATCTCTTTTGGATACGGGCCTGGAAATTCGAAGGCCGTTGTGAAGGGGATCGTTAAAAAATTTTCTCTCCCTTTTTCTCCCCCAAGTCCTATTGTTATGCCGGGACCAGATGTATATTTTGAACCTGGTAATAGCAATGCATTCCAATTCAGCGGGGATGATTCAGCAGGGGGCTCAAATGTTCCAACGGTTACGGTGTCGAATGTGACTGCAGAGAATTCTGTAAGAAATGGTTGTAATCCCAGATGCGACCAGATAGTAAGCAACGGTGTGAGCCCTTCTGTCGTAGCAGACCCTGTGGCCCTAAGCCAGGCCGGTCTGGATGACCCTCAGCAATTAAAAAGTATGATTCAAAATCTGGCAGCATTTGCAGATTATACCTCAACATCTGACACTGGCTTTAATCTGGGGACTGAGCAAGAACCTAGCATTGTCTATATCAATGGAGACCTTAATACTGGACCTGGAACCGGCTATGGGATATTGATTGTTACAGGAACACTGACCTTGCGAGGAAACTTTAGTTATAATGGTGTGATACTTGTGGTGGGACGGGGAAATTTGATAAGACATGGAGGTGGAAGCGGTACGGTTAGAGGTTCCATCATCATTGCTGATATCAATGGTCCGGACAATATACCTTTTACCGCTGATGATAGTTTAGGAAATCCTATTTTCACAACTTCAGGCGGTGGAAATTCAAACATCATTTATAACAGTCAATTAGCAAATAACCCTCCTACAAATATCCCGCCCCAGCTTATAGCACAGAAGCATGAATATGAATAA
- a CDS encoding prepilin-type N-terminal cleavage/methylation domain-containing protein translates to MRSFVSEIKRSERGLSLIELLIALAVTSILLVGIFNIFLSQHRTYMAQDQIVEMQENVRAALDIMLRDIRMAGYDPTEAGGMGITNIDEAIPSLSFTADINENGVIGASESNEDITYRYDANNLVIRRKSTTNDNLLPLVSNIQSLNFRYFDENGNLLPSPVSAANVRIVEISITSRASNPDPYYSQNSGFRTRTLTSKVNLRNLGFSP, encoded by the coding sequence TTGAGAAGTTTTGTTTCAGAGATAAAGAGGAGTGAGAGGGGCTTGAGCCTCATAGAGCTCCTGATTGCCCTGGCTGTAACCAGCATCCTTCTCGTTGGGATATTTAATATATTTTTGAGCCAGCACAGGACCTATATGGCACAGGATCAGATCGTAGAGATGCAGGAGAATGTAAGGGCTGCCCTGGATATCATGTTAAGGGATATCAGAATGGCTGGATACGATCCCACAGAGGCAGGGGGGATGGGGATAACGAACATTGATGAAGCGATCCCTTCCCTATCATTTACAGCAGATATTAATGAGAATGGAGTTATTGGTGCAAGTGAGTCGAACGAAGATATTACCTATCGATACGATGCAAATAATCTTGTGATTAGAAGAAAAAGTACGACAAATGATAACCTCCTTCCTCTGGTTAGCAATATCCAGAGCTTGAACTTTCGATACTTTGATGAGAATGGAAATCTCCTGCCATCCCCTGTGAGTGCAGCAAATGTTCGGATCGTAGAGATATCGATAACATCAAGAGCAAGCAACCCAGACCCTTATTATAGCCAAAATAGTGGCTTTAGAACGAGAACATTAACATCAAAAGTCAATCTAAGAAATCTTGGGTTTTCACCTTAA
- the nrdR gene encoding transcriptional regulator NrdR: MKCPGCGFKENKVVDSRLTKELDVIRRRRECFECGRRFTTYEKIEEHLPFVIKKDGRREPFDREKILTGIKKACEKRPISLTTMEELISRIEKSLLEIGDKEIPSGIIGEKIMRELHELDEVAYVRFASVYRQFRDINEFMSELKELLDEKKRDKEEDLS, encoded by the coding sequence ATGAAGTGTCCTGGATGCGGATTCAAGGAGAACAAGGTCGTAGACTCTCGTCTAACAAAAGAATTAGATGTGATAAGACGAAGAAGGGAGTGCTTTGAGTGTGGAAGAAGATTTACCACTTATGAGAAAATCGAAGAACACCTCCCCTTTGTTATTAAGAAAGACGGAAGAAGAGAGCCCTTTGACAGGGAAAAGATCTTAACAGGAATTAAAAAGGCCTGTGAAAAGAGGCCTATTAGCCTTACCACGATGGAAGAATTGATAAGCAGGATTGAAAAATCTCTCTTAGAGATAGGTGATAAGGAGATACCAAGTGGAATTATCGGGGAAAAGATAATGAGGGAGCTTCACGAACTCGATGAAGTGGCCTATGTTAGGTTTGCCTCGGTATATAGACAATTCAGAGATATCAATGAGTTCATGAGTGAGTTAAAGGAACTCCTTGATGAAAAAAAGAGAGATAAAGAAGAGGATCTATCTTAG